The nucleotide window GACAGGTGTTCCAGGGGTGTTCCGATAGTAGGAGCAGAGACCCTGTTGGCGGCGGCGTTGACGTTCCGCAGGGGGAAGGTGCGttgtgcccacctccatgggctcAGTCTCACTGGAGGTTCCTAGGAGAGACCCGAACCCCCGGGATGGGCGACGACGGGCACGCAGGAGAttatccaggcggatggccatggCGATGAACTAGTCCAGCATGATGTACTCATCGCGACAGGCCAGCTCGGTCTGGATGTCCGCCTGTAGCCCGCTGCGTAAAACCGTCAACAGGGCCTGGTCGTTCCAGCCAGTGGACGCAGCCACCGTCCGGAAATCCAGAGTGTACTCCGACGCTGTCCTGGACCCCTGGCGTAgacggaggagacgctcacctccCTCTCGGCCCTCTGTTGGGTGAAGCGCTCATAGGACTGCACTTCTGGACCGTCCCTCTCCCAGACGGCGTGCGCCCTCTCCAGAGCCCGGGCTGTCAGCACCGAGATCACCAAGGCCACCTTGTTCCTCTCGGAGGCCGTCCCTGCATGACGGGCAAGGTGGAGGTCACACTGCAGGAGAAACCCCCTACAGTGAGCTGGGGTGCCGTCAATCCGCTCCGGGAAGGGCAGGTGGACGTTGCTGATCGGACCGGGTGATGTAGATGGTGGTGGGTTGGCTAGAACGACCGCGGGGAGCTGGGAAGGTGGTGGTGTAGACTGCAGTTGGCGTACGGCCCGGAGTACCTCGTCCATGGCAGTCCCGAAGCGCTCCAGGCACGAGTCGTGGTGGCGGAGCTTCGCTCCTACAGCGGAGAGGTCGGGATGTCCTGCTGCTTCCAGTTTTCTCAGGTCGGTCATTCTGTCactggtgtagagaggagtaggcaggaggcagtcacaggtttagaactactgaatttatttaagcaccatagagggttgatgagtgaagggcgtttgccagaagtaggttcggcagcagctagaaggccggcgacgccTGAGCTGGATAGGAGGgtgagccaaagcgaaggctggtgtgacagctAGCTTGTTTTTGCACTTGGGTCCTGGATCCCCAGGCAAACTCATTTAGACTGGGGTTATATTCATTACGGCaaaccttattattattattgctaaatactgcacattttaaatacttgccccccaatcccccttccccaaaacatgtgtaaatattggactaaaattgtgccttcctgtattatacttaagCTAAAATgattattctattctactgagccatttactttatgttcgtattcttatcttttattatttcttattgttgttgcattgtcaagTAGGAACCTGCAAGGAAGCATTTAGTTGgacagtgtataccatgtgtattctgtacaaaaaataaaacttgaaacttagcaaaacattttgcaatggaaaatgaatgtgtcTTATTGGATAacttcaggtagtccctccctgtttcagtaagGTTGTTTTTCTCTGTTTAGTGCCCAATGAATATGACCCTGGATTCTCAACACAGCAGGATGAGTTGATCGTGGCATGAAAAAATGCCCTGGGcacggtttcccgatagcgatggaatttaggcttacgagtgttttaacgatgcataTTTCCTACAACAGCCAAAtatgtaacatgcgtttcccaaaacaccacgcaaaGAGAATGATCGCTAAGTGCGTCATTGGAGCATGTGTCAATACTTATACagtaggatcgaaagaaagggagcgctgctcacggatcagctttctccattcaaatctttccttaacataataattatttcacaatactgacaacGGATCAGATCCTacagagatattaccacctaaatattgaggcggcttattataATGCTTACCCAATGAAAATGCAcaaaatcacagatttggcacatcattgcgcacatgttaggctacacatcataaaatatattgagacaaatatAGACAATAGCCtacaaataataaaaaaaaaaatagaactaAATTGATTAGAATAGGCCTATAGTTCACTCTTTCTATTTGAATGCGGTCATTTCTGTTTTcattttaagcatatttttatgtagcttgtttgtatcaattgcaaatacattggcaactttgtatttgtagttaaCTTTGCTCTTAAGTTATCAtcgttcacatagagatggataaaccatgtgattctatgtttagcagagatctTCTTTGTATAAAGTGAAGCGGGGGGGTaaaaaaaaagcatctaacgacgcacttagcttttctacgagtggtctgaagCAAGTGTTAGATTacaagcgttttcaagtgcaatgtTAATAACAATGCTTCTACGCAGAttttaacgatgaacttagccttaagatgcttttgggaaaccgggacCAGAGCTCTGCCCTGCTGGAGGAACCAATAAACCTCTGGTATCTCAGACATGTACTtactgaagagacacacacacacacacacaagacagtcTGACGgaagatcgagagagagagggggagagagaaagaaagagagagagaaagagagaggggggagagaagagagagagaggaggacatgaaGTGTAGTTGACTGTTCAACTCAGTCCCTTTCAGTCAGAAAGCAAAGACTACACCCTGCTGAGAGGTCACTCACTCACCTCGGAACAAAGATGCTATACCAGATAGCCAACTCTTGCCCACacacttaaccctaacccaaaccagTCAGAGCAGAGATGCTGTAGCAAGTAGAGAGATGGCCAACTCTCGCCCACACACTCAACCCAGACCACTGTCTACAGCCAAATgctgacttctgctctttttaaCTAGGTCGCGGAGAACAGTCAGTGCTGTTCATAGACATGAACATAATCTTTCATTCAGTATGTTTATATGACATCATTGGTGCTGTTACATCCAATCTCTCAACTGCCTTTTGACTACAGCAAATGCTTTTATATTCTTAATGCACATCTGTCTGATCTAGAAGCTATAGGACTAGTAGAAACAGCTGAAAGCCATGGCTGTGTCCGAATACCAGTacttgcgttctaaatagtaCGCTGATTGGGTATGCGAAAATAGAACGTTTTATAGTAGCCCATGTGATATTTCGAAAATGTAGTATGCTTTCAATGCCAGGACTTCATAATCATTTCGGCTTTTCATCTTGTAGAATTCGCTGCACGCTATTGATGAAGAGAATCGTCTTTTCAGATCCAtgtgtgtttgacaacagctgattaTCAGCTGATAATCAGATAAGGGTATGCACAGTaccaaaatgaacgaatggcGGGAAACAATGCAATTGCGTATTAGATTATGCATCCTCAGTATAGGTGAGcctagtatgttgatatttgttcCTTACTACATACAgttttactaaacagtacgttgtaaatagtatgtagtatgaTAAGTACACAGTATGTAGTTTTAGAAAGTAGTAGGCAAGACAGATTTCGGACAAGGCCCatgtcaatcaataaatcaaatgtatttataaagctctttttatatcagcagatgtcacaaagtgcttaaacagaaacccagcctaaaacccaaaacagcaagcaatgcagatgtagaagcacggtggctaggaaaaactccctagaaaggcaggaacctaggaagaaacctaacgaggaaccaggctctgaggggtggccagtcctcttctggctgtgctgggtggaaattataagagtacatggccattaaggccagaacGTTCTTCAAGATGCTCAAACGTAAATGtttagtactgtgtgtgtgtgtctgtgtctgtgtgagcaCCTCACTGAGAAGCCTGTACCTCACCTCCCCATCACTTCAGTTATCAGCAAGGTTAGCCTCTGTTCAGTCAAACACAGCTGTATGCTctctatctctacagtatatcACTAACTATTACTGAGATACTCTAAATGTCAATATTTAGGTAAAATTGTAAACATGACAGCATTATCTCAATGTACCTGGAGCAGACATGCTATATGGGTGGTAAGAATAGAAAGGCATCTCAGGTTAACTGAAGTGAGTCAGTATTAATGTTGTATCACTCCCTGTGTTAAAGAGGCATATTAAAATCCCATTTACAGGTTCAGAGGCTAAGTATGTAGAacacctctcatctctcctctcctttgtctatcctccatctctcctcaatctcactcctctcctctcttctcctaaaTGCCCTTGGCCCATACTGAAGCCTTATCAGGCACACTCATATCCACAAACGTTCATATTCATGCACACACTCATATGCGCACGCCCACACAAGCTCAGTACACTTGTAGATGGGGGAACACCCTCACTCTCCAGGGACAGGAAGAGAGCCAGCCCTGTTTGTGGGGGCGTGTGGGTTTGGCATGCCCTGCCTCAGTCTGACGGCGGTCTGGGCCTGGGTGCATTTCAGTGTATTTCTGTAAACCACTGAGGGAGTCTGTCTGCTGCCATGGGTGAATGCACACAAAGAATGTACCATTTCACTACCATACATATTTCAGTTTTCCTCTGTCTTCAGCAAACACTGTACTCTACTCTTTTCATTGAGTTTCTTAGACTACATTAGATGaaatgttaatgttcagacctgggtcaaatacataCACTACACAAAATAGTATGTCAAAAACTTCAGGTGCACTTGATTTAGCTTTCCAAGTCAAATGAAACCAATTGAAAAGTCTCAAAAAGTGCTAACTCTGCCCACCTTGCACACTGGTGAGTAAAATGAAGCAcacctaaatcaaatcaaattgtatttgtcacgtgcgcagaatacaacaggtgcagaccttacagtgaaatgcttacttacaagcccttaaccaacaatgcagttttaagaaaaataaataaagagcagcagtaaaataaccaAAAGTATTTGACATTTATATTACCCATGTCTACTGATTTTTCACTTACTGTATCCAATGTTGTCTTTTTATGTCAGTGCACATCCCACTGGACAGGAGCGATGAGGGAGTGTGGCGTCTATTTGGAGGTAGAGTTTTCTCATGCCTCTTTACTCAGCTGAtcatagtcctgtattgacaacATCAGCCACCCTGGAATCAAAACATTACATTCCTGTGCCTGTCTTACTCTTCCAGATGTGTTATCTTTGATAGTAAAACGATTGTGTGTGTTCCAGATGTGTACTTGTGTGCAGTGCTCCTCTGCTCCTTGGGACTGCTCTCCATCTTCCTGTTCACGCTTGTCCTCACCTGCCAGTACCTGCATACACGTCATACACTCAaaaaaggtacacacacacacaaactcaaagGTTAACAGGAATTACACTTACACCTTTTCTTCCCCGTCACTTGTGTTTCATAGCGTTGTGTGCCTGGCTTACAGAAAGAAACAGTGTTTCATAGTAATGCTGTACCATCAGTGTTAACCCCGAACTCtgacttctcttctcttctctacagCCAGTTACTACCTGGTCAAGTGTCCAGACAGCAGGTAAGTCTTTACCATTCATTCATAGACTCCATGATCAATAGCTAAAACTCACATTAATACTGTAGATAACTTGGAAGATCATAGAATAATATAATTTAGGCAACTTCCAAAGTTACGTCTTTCTAAAATAACTGTTATATCTTACAAGGGTGATTGACGGGCGTTGCTGCTTAAACACCCATTAATGTTAACCCCTGCTGTTCCTGTGTAACCCCAGCTCTGGAGAGACGGTGACCAGTTCAGTGAGCTCCTCCAGCTCGTCTCCTGGAATCCACAGGAAGGAGAAGAGACACAAAGCACGCAGGAGAGACACACCCAGAGAACCAGAGGAGACACCGCCACACATACCAGAGAAAGGTACAATACATCTATGTACTCTAGAATGACCTCACAACAGTAGTATATGCATACAAATATAATAACTAGAACGGGGAAACCCCTTCAGACCATGGCAATTTGACATGGTCAAACCCCTTCAGACCATGGCATAGCCATGAATACATTCATGGCTATGCCCAAACTGGCCGCCGGTCCGCAACCAGCACAGAACATTGACCATTGtccatgtccattctagtatttcTATGAGAATAGATAGATCATCCTAGATAAACAAGAACATAGAATACCTACTACAGTTTCGACCTAGTAGAAATCAATCATGTTATTCTGTTCCAGTGCCTGTagctgcagagagacagagacccagGAAGCCTCTACGCTTAAAGTGCCAGCCCAGGAGGCTGGTTAGGGTATTGTTCACCCACACCCTCAGCCcattacaacacattaataatgttatattatttattacattACAGGATTTCTGCCTATTGAGTCATATCCTTTATTACAAATTTCTGTGTTTAATCTTTTTGTTACAAATTGTATAAGGTTTACATTTGAAAAAGCTCATTTTCCTATATTTTTCTGTTGAGTTATTGGGCGTAGAAGCTAAGAAGGTAGTTCTAGAGCTGGTCTCAGAGGGCtgttgtgtgtgttctcttcTGTTATTATTGCTGTTCTGTCCTCCTGTTATGAGCCTCTAGTCGCTTTTATTGCTTCCCAAACACAATTATTTATTTAGTCTGCTGTGTCTTCATTACATTACATTGACTGTAAAATTATCATAAAAATATTGACCACAACCAAAAAATAGGAGGATCACCAATAATTTTTCAATCTGTTGGTAGCAAAGGGTATTGTTGTTGAGGTCCAGCCAAGCTCTAATTGGCTGTAATTCACCTGGTCTGAATTTGATTGGCCAGGACGTGAATGAGTCGCTTGCCGCAGATTGCTGATTGGATTAGTGTGACTGGAAGGGGATCTGAGGACATGGGATAGAGGTCCTTTTATACCGAATGATCTACCATTACACAAAATTCCCCCTCCTTAGATCCCTGTCCAGTTCTTCCACTACACAGACTGTTCTCCTGTAATACCAAATGTTCTCCTGTTATAAAACAAATACCTTCAATGACAGCAAATGATAGGGAGAGAGGTTATAACTATGTCAACCTTtagctctccctctccactcctctcctctcttccagtcGAGTGTCTGTGAGGAGGACAGCCTGACGTATGCAGAGTTGGAGCTAGTACGACCCAGGCCTgaaccccactcctcctcctctctgtcttctctctccatccttgaGCCTCTAGCCTCCAGCCCTTCCAGCTCTGACACGGTCTACGCCCAGATCCTATTCCGGGAGAAACCGCTGTAGATgtcttatttaacctttatttaaccaggaaagaaCTTTGAGTTTGAAAATATACTTTTGTGTAGGCGACCTGGCAAGATACAGTACATAGATCTGGACTCTGCAGATCTTTGGCGCTGCCTTTTGGCCTTTGATGTgcgccacaagactgtgttagcttGCTGAGCGCAAGTTTTGGCACAAGCTACGAACCTTCGAGGTTTCCGGAAAGAGCATAGTTCACTGAACCACATCCATTAAACAAATCCCTTATTATTTCAGCGGACTCAACGAGATAAACAAGAAAAATCTGCTTCACACCTTGACTCTATTGATTAAATATCTATGTGGTTTTGTGTGTTGTTTGCTTGCATCGCTGGTTGTTTTGTTTAGGTGTCAGATTTTCTGTGTTAGAGATGTGTGTAAAATAATGGTTTCTGCATTCAACAATGCTAGCTACATGCTAGCTACTGTATATCATTACCTTGCAAACATATTGGCAAGACAACAAGTTGGCTAAGGCAGAAAGCATTGGAACTCTGTTTAATGTTGACATTTGTAAATAGGCTACTAATGTATCTAATAATTGTGGAGATGTTTCATATATAAATTGTTGTGTAAATCATTTTATAACTGAATTTAACCTGAAATACATATATCGTCCTTCTTTTAAAATGTGTATCCTGTTTCAATAAAGAACATAACTGTTTGAGTTCATAAACAACTGTCCATGGCCTTTAGACTCTCTTAAGCATATAGACTCACATCTATTAATGCATGAACAAATATCAGGATAATCAAATGCAGTTCTATCACTACAGTAGGGCTACTGAGAATATGTGGTAGAAAATGTAAGGCTAAACACTAGAAATAGATCATAGACACAGATCTCAtgggacagaaagacagacatctTACTTAAGCACAGCAGCACTCCTCATTTTCAGTCTACGTTCTAGATTTTCAACAACACACCCCAGTCATAAACACCACAGACATAAACAAATGTGAGTCATCCCGGAGGTAGGAGGTTCCACGCTCTA belongs to Coregonus clupeaformis isolate EN_2021a chromosome 1, ASM2061545v1, whole genome shotgun sequence and includes:
- the LOC121568386 gene encoding V-set and transmembrane domain-containing protein 4, whose translation is MSVHIPLDRSDEGVWRLFGDVYLCAVLLCSLGLLSIFLFTLVLTCQYLHTRHTLKKASYYLVKCPDSSSGETVTSSVSSSSSSPGIHRKEKRHKARRRDTPREPEETPPHIPEKVPVAAERQRPRKPLRLKCQPRRLVRSSVCEEDSLTYAELELVRPRPEPHSSSSLSSLSILEPLASSPSSSDTVYAQILFREKPL